A genomic window from Maridesulfovibrio sp. includes:
- a CDS encoding patatin-like phospholipase family protein: MEEQNQPLSPEPHDEQTKKNKTSKAPERPSVALIIGSEGIKSFCALPFIEYLQEEKIEIDLVIGVSGGALLAGFMGTGYNLKQIQEVFSKTVDPRFYTHIDYNSVLEIASNGMGRFTAESGILKTDCLRRTYETLFKKTDIKDLSPKTLIATTDLETGKPVLLEEGNLAQAIYASSAIYPLMPPGNVDGKRLIDGAFSSPLPIMECVKRQIDIIIAIYFDDACNPEPDSFVSCYLNTSKIFKRSILTSQLPLSIDLHHHEIIPIYIKHPRPIDLWEVNKLTEIVHAGKVAFTDKKTDFKEAVTEFKKKRKLIEEERKQREEQRQPTKAAENKKRAGAPEIQVDEDTATSAKTVPDSNGQPLQEKKRTFKIIKTRKERKRTGV; the protein is encoded by the coding sequence ATGGAAGAACAGAATCAACCCCTCTCCCCTGAACCGCACGACGAACAGACGAAAAAAAACAAGACGTCTAAAGCTCCTGAACGACCTTCCGTTGCACTTATTATAGGCTCGGAAGGAATAAAGTCCTTTTGCGCCCTGCCTTTTATTGAATACCTGCAAGAGGAAAAGATAGAGATAGACCTTGTAATAGGGGTTAGCGGCGGGGCGTTACTGGCCGGATTCATGGGCACGGGGTATAATCTGAAACAGATTCAGGAAGTTTTCTCAAAGACTGTTGATCCGCGCTTTTATACCCATATTGATTACAATTCCGTACTGGAAATAGCCAGCAACGGAATGGGCCGTTTTACTGCGGAATCAGGAATTCTGAAAACCGACTGTTTGCGCCGTACCTACGAAACACTGTTCAAAAAAACAGACATCAAAGATCTTTCGCCCAAAACACTGATTGCCACCACGGACCTTGAGACAGGGAAACCGGTTCTCCTCGAAGAAGGCAACCTTGCACAGGCAATATACGCCAGCAGTGCCATCTATCCTCTCATGCCTCCGGGCAATGTAGACGGAAAGCGGCTCATTGACGGGGCTTTCTCCTCACCCCTGCCGATTATGGAATGCGTGAAAAGGCAGATCGACATCATTATCGCTATCTACTTTGACGATGCCTGCAACCCTGAGCCGGATAGCTTCGTTTCCTGTTATCTTAACACTTCAAAAATTTTTAAACGCTCCATTCTCACCAGCCAGCTGCCACTTTCCATAGATCTGCACCACCATGAAATTATCCCGATCTATATCAAACATCCCCGCCCCATCGATCTCTGGGAAGTTAACAAGTTGACCGAGATTGTTCATGCAGGGAAAGTAGCCTTCACGGACAAGAAAACAGATTTTAAAGAAGCGGTTACTGAATTTAAAAAGAAAAGAAAGCTGATCGAAGAAGAACGAAAACAAAGAGAAGAACAGAGACAACCGACCAAAGCAGCTGAAAACAAAAAAAGAGCCGGAGCACCAGAAATTCAGGTGGATGAAGATACTGCAACCAGTGCAAAAACAGTTCCTGATTCCAATGGACAACCGCTGCAGGAAAAGAAACGTACTTTCAAAATTATCAAAACCCGTAAAGAACGAAAGAGGACCGGAGTGTGA
- a CDS encoding TrbC/VirB2 family protein gives MKSSAKLTLLILLAISLFPEIAFASGIEEFRGPVEKVLGTVAGPVGGIISAIGLAIAGLTFIMKKAELGEGFKMLLSIIIGVCFIAGATSIINAIFSFSGATL, from the coding sequence ATGAAAAGCAGCGCTAAACTTACCTTACTAATTTTGTTGGCAATTTCACTGTTCCCGGAAATAGCTTTCGCCAGTGGGATTGAGGAATTCAGAGGCCCGGTTGAAAAAGTATTAGGCACCGTAGCCGGTCCGGTTGGAGGAATTATCTCCGCCATCGGTCTGGCTATCGCTGGCTTAACCTTCATTATGAAAAAAGCCGAGTTGGGTGAAGGTTTCAAAATGCTGCTGAGTATAATCATCGGGGTCTGCTTCATTGCCGGAGCCACCAGTATTATCAATGCAATTTTCAGCTTCTCCGGAGCAACCTTATGA
- a CDS encoding TraK family protein: MKPITALFSRALRHVLGTSYTSSINITKRGCMTSKIKPSQRGKGRVEYLGLAKEIETNLLAGHTRRAIHDYLVSDGRMTISYQRFCHYVARYSPHCTSAPEASTKLPAIPGTPAVRTASAPLVPLSGGGPNAGRPENKSFVHENIVTKKVLNEDLIGK; this comes from the coding sequence ATGAAGCCTATCACCGCACTCTTTTCCCGTGCCCTGCGACACGTTCTGGGTACATCTTACACATCTTCCATAAATATAACAAAGAGAGGCTGCATGACCTCTAAGATCAAACCATCCCAGCGTGGCAAAGGACGAGTTGAATATCTCGGCCTTGCAAAGGAAATTGAAACTAACCTCCTTGCAGGACACACCCGCCGAGCTATTCATGATTACCTCGTCAGTGATGGCAGGATGACCATCAGCTATCAACGATTCTGTCATTACGTAGCTCGTTACAGCCCTCATTGCACCTCAGCACCAGAAGCAAGCACCAAACTTCCGGCCATACCAGGCACTCCTGCTGTACGGACCGCTTCCGCGCCCCTTGTACCCCTGAGCGGAGGCGGTCCCAATGCAGGACGCCCTGAGAACAAATCATTTGTCCACGAAAATATAGTTACCAAGAAAGTTCTCAACGAAGATCTGATCGGTAAATAA
- a CDS encoding P-loop NTPase gives MATINAIFQGKGGVGKSLVASFLTQHLLESGKEVCCVDTDPVNATFSGYERFGVTSLDIMNGDDIDPRRFDTLVELMMALPDESEMVIDNGAATFVPLASYLVDNEVFPMLAEAGHQINLHTVITGGQALPDTLSGLSSLINSFHVPIYIWLNGFFGQIAMNGKSFEEFKVYRDNSHRLAALVRIPVKKKETFGRDIENLLTAKMSFQEAQESHLPIMTRQRLKMFWKEMRTELVNCGM, from the coding sequence ATGGCTACTATTAATGCAATTTTTCAAGGTAAGGGCGGTGTAGGCAAAAGCCTTGTCGCCAGCTTCCTGACCCAGCATCTGCTGGAATCAGGTAAAGAAGTATGCTGCGTGGATACCGACCCGGTAAACGCGACTTTCTCAGGATACGAAAGATTCGGTGTTACTTCGCTTGATATTATGAATGGTGACGACATCGATCCCAGACGGTTCGACACCCTTGTCGAACTGATGATGGCCCTGCCCGATGAGTCGGAAATGGTCATTGATAATGGTGCCGCCACCTTCGTCCCGCTTGCAAGCTACCTTGTCGACAACGAAGTATTCCCTATGCTTGCTGAAGCTGGGCATCAAATTAATCTGCATACTGTCATTACCGGTGGGCAGGCTCTCCCCGACACTCTCAGCGGACTCAGCTCACTAATTAACTCATTTCATGTGCCCATCTACATTTGGCTCAATGGATTTTTCGGTCAGATCGCCATGAATGGTAAAAGCTTCGAAGAATTTAAAGTCTATCGTGACAACTCACATCGTCTGGCCGCTCTGGTACGCATACCCGTAAAGAAAAAAGAAACATTTGGCCGGGATATTGAAAATCTTCTGACCGCAAAGATGTCCTTTCAGGAAGCACAGGAAAGCCACCTGCCAATCATGACCAGACAGCGTCTTAAAATGTTCTGGAAGGAAATGAGAACTGAACTTGTTAACTGCGGAATGTAA
- the rdgC gene encoding recombination-associated protein RdgC, with protein MPILSASTGITRYRILEEVSDELIREIPEKLAKFAFMDIDHTAEERSFGWVNMDDMLDDKWAVSPPEKAQYFTFSLRLDTRRIQPAVLKKHFQIALNHELAEAKKEGKNFISRDRKREIKEQVTLKLRARSLPIPAVFDVVWNVPENRVYLAATNSKVMDLFTDHFSETFELTLEPLTPFFLAMEILGEEAVQKLESLDPTYFVG; from the coding sequence TTGCCTATACTTTCAGCCAGCACAGGAATCACCAGATATAGGATTCTTGAAGAAGTCAGCGATGAACTTATCAGGGAAATACCTGAAAAATTAGCAAAATTCGCATTTATGGACATCGACCACACCGCCGAGGAACGTTCCTTCGGCTGGGTGAATATGGACGATATGCTTGACGACAAGTGGGCTGTTTCCCCGCCGGAAAAGGCCCAGTATTTCACATTTTCTCTGCGCCTTGATACCCGCAGAATCCAGCCGGCTGTGCTGAAGAAACATTTTCAGATCGCGCTGAACCATGAGCTTGCCGAAGCCAAGAAAGAGGGCAAAAATTTCATCTCCCGCGATCGAAAAAGGGAAATCAAGGAACAAGTGACCCTCAAGCTGCGCGCCCGTTCCCTGCCTATCCCGGCTGTATTTGATGTCGTCTGGAACGTACCGGAGAACCGCGTATACCTCGCAGCCACGAACAGCAAAGTCATGGACCTGTTCACCGACCACTTTTCCGAGACCTTTGAGCTGACCCTTGAACCGCTTACTCCCTTCTTTCTGGCCATGGAAATACTCGGCGAAGAGGCTGTACAAAAACTCGAATCGCTCGATCCCACCTACTTTGTAGGCTAG
- the trbD gene encoding conjugal transfer protein TrbD — protein sequence MSSNQELLKRTIVIHRSLHRHTLVLGAERELVMSSALVSFILVVVGKDLVSAGAALIFWICSVVGLQLMAKEDPQMSRVWLKHNAHQTVYPAKSTPWRR from the coding sequence ATGAGTTCGAACCAGGAGTTACTTAAAAGGACGATTGTCATCCACCGTTCCCTGCACAGGCATACTCTTGTGCTTGGTGCGGAGCGGGAACTGGTTATGTCTTCAGCTCTGGTCAGCTTCATTCTTGTTGTAGTCGGGAAGGATCTCGTATCTGCCGGAGCGGCTCTGATCTTCTGGATATGCAGTGTAGTCGGGCTGCAGCTGATGGCGAAGGAAGACCCGCAGATGTCGCGCGTATGGCTGAAGCACAATGCGCACCAGACTGTCTATCCTGCCAAGTCTACACCTTGGAGAAGGTAG
- the trbB gene encoding P-type conjugative transfer ATPase TrbB, translated as MENCVNEHIDDSFIRLVQNLHHNMGSTIVKALEDPDVVEIMVNPDGKIWIEKLGEGMKEISDIPSSQTRMIISLVATSLDTTVSKDSPIVEGELPLDGSRFEGLFPPVVKAASFTIRKKASKVFPLENYVENEIMSQEVMESIKAAVTAKKNILVVGGTGSGKTTLVNGVINSISEIEPDARLIIIEDTAELQSKSANTLFLRAFKNTSIQTLVRATMRLRPDRILVGEVRGGEALDLLKAWNTGHPGGIATVHANSAAEGLFRIEQLISEASMSPMPHLIGSAIDFIIFICRTQTGRKVTEVVTVSGFDPLKQKYILEYIHNEKQR; from the coding sequence ATGGAAAACTGCGTAAACGAACACATTGATGATAGCTTTATCCGCCTTGTCCAAAACCTGCATCACAACATGGGGAGTACCATCGTTAAGGCCCTTGAAGATCCTGATGTTGTTGAAATCATGGTCAACCCGGACGGCAAGATCTGGATTGAGAAACTTGGCGAAGGGATGAAAGAGATTAGCGATATTCCTTCCAGCCAGACACGAATGATCATTTCACTGGTTGCCACTTCTCTGGATACCACTGTTTCCAAAGATTCACCCATCGTTGAAGGGGAACTGCCCCTAGACGGTAGTCGCTTCGAGGGTCTGTTTCCGCCTGTCGTTAAAGCGGCCTCGTTCACGATCCGCAAGAAAGCCAGCAAAGTCTTCCCGCTGGAGAATTATGTGGAGAATGAAATCATGTCTCAGGAAGTCATGGAATCAATCAAGGCAGCGGTTACAGCTAAGAAAAACATTCTGGTGGTGGGTGGCACCGGTTCAGGAAAAACAACTCTGGTCAATGGGGTTATCAATTCAATTTCCGAAATTGAGCCGGACGCCCGTCTGATCATTATTGAGGATACTGCGGAACTACAAAGCAAATCTGCAAACACACTTTTTCTAAGGGCATTCAAAAACACCTCCATCCAGACATTGGTCCGGGCGACAATGAGGCTTCGCCCGGACCGGATACTCGTTGGTGAAGTACGCGGCGGAGAAGCCCTCGATCTGCTCAAGGCATGGAACACTGGACATCCAGGTGGAATTGCCACTGTTCACGCCAACTCTGCGGCAGAAGGACTTTTCCGCATTGAGCAACTTATCTCCGAGGCTTCAATGTCTCCCATGCCCCACTTAATCGGATCGGCAATAGATTTCATAATTTTCATTTGCCGCACGCAAACAGGCCGCAAGGTCACAGAGGTGGTAACTGTTTCCGGTTTCGACCCGTTAAAGCAAAAATACATACTGGAGTACATTCACAATGAAAAGCAGCGCTAA
- a CDS encoding ABC transporter substrate-binding protein: MRIIVFVLCFICFACPPARAGEIVLGAIFELKGSQAPTAQEALNGALLAVKKINSSKDKIKIRLDVESVSGDTTGVLNGVNNLSKSTGIIAATGLISEDAALAATPAFQAATLPFMCTGAQADSLSTSGGDIFTLAVPNTRTGQMLAEFAGNTMQINNIIIIRSDLSDSSARQADGFARRFKKNGGKIMAEIRITEPSPDLSFVSQKLEELAPAQNTDSAVVDESVQASNADDSAAGLDIQKRETEPETPQVEAVAVFTPPNVAAKVLEQLKQSKQTYTILGGTCFDYVSIQKNILEYPATIYHAAQASMDRDTPLVHSFIESYKNLFGSSPKTGYAGLGFDSIMLLAAAQQETSTGIVNELAKITDFEGVCGKISFQGHSAYKPLYIIQIESGQKSMATALD; this comes from the coding sequence GTGAGAATTATAGTTTTTGTGCTCTGCTTCATCTGTTTTGCCTGTCCTCCTGCCCGCGCAGGGGAAATAGTACTTGGCGCTATTTTCGAGCTTAAAGGCAGTCAGGCCCCAACAGCGCAGGAAGCATTGAACGGAGCTTTACTGGCGGTCAAAAAAATAAACAGCTCAAAAGATAAAATTAAAATCAGGCTTGATGTGGAATCCGTGAGCGGTGATACAACCGGAGTTCTGAACGGAGTGAATAACCTTTCTAAATCCACCGGGATTATAGCGGCGACAGGACTTATCTCCGAAGATGCCGCACTTGCAGCAACACCCGCCTTTCAAGCTGCAACCCTGCCTTTTATGTGCACCGGAGCGCAGGCAGATTCACTTTCTACCAGCGGAGGCGATATCTTCACACTTGCCGTGCCGAACACCAGAACAGGACAAATGCTGGCTGAATTTGCAGGTAACACAATGCAGATCAACAACATTATTATAATCCGCTCTGATCTTTCCGACAGCTCCGCCCGACAGGCGGACGGCTTCGCCCGCCGTTTCAAAAAGAACGGTGGCAAAATCATGGCTGAAATACGCATAACTGAACCGTCCCCGGACCTATCCTTCGTAAGCCAAAAACTTGAAGAGCTGGCCCCGGCACAAAATACAGACAGCGCAGTGGTCGATGAAAGTGTGCAAGCGAGCAACGCTGACGACAGTGCAGCTGGCTTAGACATCCAAAAAAGAGAAACAGAACCGGAAACACCTCAGGTCGAAGCCGTTGCAGTCTTCACGCCGCCGAACGTAGCCGCCAAGGTACTGGAACAGCTGAAACAATCCAAGCAAACCTACACTATTCTTGGTGGAACTTGTTTTGATTATGTGTCCATTCAAAAGAATATACTTGAGTATCCGGCAACAATATACCATGCCGCTCAAGCCAGCATGGACCGGGATACACCGCTTGTTCACTCTTTTATCGAATCGTACAAAAATCTGTTCGGCTCCAGCCCGAAGACTGGATATGCGGGACTTGGGTTTGATTCGATAATGCTGCTCGCAGCTGCCCAGCAGGAAACTTCAACCGGAATAGTCAACGAGCTGGCAAAGATTACGGATTTTGAAGGTGTCTGCGGTAAAATCTCGTTTCAAGGGCACAGTGCCTATAAGCCTCTTTATATAATCCAGATCGAATCTGGCCAGAAATCTATGGCCACAGCATTGGATTAA
- a CDS encoding YcaO-like family protein yields the protein MRYELKLMDTISGTGCFAAFPGPNLSFSEVLAYLEAHPNDEFMHRHMLDQLGKHRTRKIQKMIQEIKGDPKKKVLAALIYEAVITHPRLDALRVEVEELFDAEELKNFTPTLHLRSHLLEDQPLHNKWSQIFSANMGWHKDLPSPEEAGIEQIYSKEELPSVKFTAASAIREKLENEGKLPPAKERAPIEEVTANANKKLKAIGVYMGPQMRQKGCLSPFAVLHHWMVDNRTDNGSLSNSLRAIQTSYGRGFSFEQACVSCTMEVAERVSSYASIGKNGVANRTASLPVIKGSYDEISANRPAINPDDLSLEAPYEGQQLWWMPAEQFNGEKYVQAQVPVQHVFLFCNLDEQNLFSGLSSTGLASGNTVAEARLSGLLEVLERDSDATIPFDRERCFTIESDDEEVQKHLNALEESGIKVWFQDKTSELGIPCYTAFAVGKHGDINKGGGCNLSGKRALLSALTEIPYPFPGPPSQDVPEGLPVRKLEDLPDMGTGSADGDVMVIENTLAANGFTPYYVDLTRKDLEIPVTRAIIPGLEIVSDLDKFSRISKRLFRNYLDIKNLL from the coding sequence ATGCGCTACGAACTCAAATTAATGGATACCATTTCCGGAACCGGATGCTTCGCGGCTTTTCCCGGGCCGAATCTGAGCTTTTCAGAAGTACTGGCCTATCTTGAAGCACACCCGAATGATGAATTCATGCACCGCCACATGCTTGACCAGCTCGGCAAGCACCGTACACGCAAAATTCAGAAAATGATTCAAGAGATCAAGGGCGATCCCAAAAAGAAAGTACTGGCCGCCCTGATTTACGAAGCTGTGATCACCCATCCCCGGCTTGACGCTCTGCGTGTCGAAGTGGAAGAGCTTTTCGATGCTGAAGAGTTGAAGAATTTCACTCCCACTCTGCATCTGCGTTCCCATTTACTGGAAGACCAGCCCCTGCACAATAAATGGAGCCAGATTTTCTCAGCGAATATGGGCTGGCACAAAGATCTGCCCAGCCCAGAGGAAGCCGGAATAGAACAGATCTACAGCAAAGAAGAACTGCCTTCCGTAAAATTTACCGCTGCATCCGCTATCCGCGAAAAGCTGGAGAATGAAGGCAAACTGCCGCCGGCAAAAGAGCGCGCCCCTATTGAGGAAGTAACAGCCAACGCCAATAAAAAACTTAAGGCGATCGGAGTTTACATGGGACCCCAGATGCGCCAGAAAGGATGCCTGAGTCCTTTTGCCGTGCTGCATCACTGGATGGTCGACAACCGCACAGATAACGGCAGCCTGAGCAACTCGCTGCGTGCCATACAGACCAGCTACGGCCGCGGTTTCTCCTTTGAACAGGCCTGTGTATCCTGTACAATGGAAGTCGCTGAAAGAGTAAGCTCCTACGCGAGCATCGGCAAGAACGGGGTTGCTAACCGCACTGCTTCCCTGCCTGTGATCAAAGGAAGTTACGATGAAATTTCCGCCAACAGACCGGCTATTAATCCGGATGACCTTTCTCTTGAAGCACCTTACGAAGGACAACAGCTCTGGTGGATGCCTGCCGAGCAATTCAACGGCGAGAAATATGTGCAGGCACAAGTGCCCGTCCAGCACGTATTCCTGTTCTGCAACCTTGATGAACAGAACCTGTTCAGCGGACTCAGCTCTACCGGGCTTGCATCTGGAAATACCGTAGCAGAAGCACGCCTGAGCGGTCTGCTCGAAGTCCTTGAACGCGATTCCGATGCAACCATCCCCTTTGACAGGGAAAGATGCTTCACCATTGAATCAGATGACGAAGAAGTGCAAAAACATCTCAACGCGCTGGAAGAAAGCGGCATCAAAGTATGGTTTCAGGATAAAACATCTGAACTTGGTATCCCGTGCTACACCGCTTTCGCTGTTGGCAAACACGGTGACATTAACAAAGGTGGCGGCTGTAACCTCTCCGGCAAACGGGCCCTGCTCTCAGCTCTGACAGAAATCCCATATCCGTTCCCCGGCCCCCCCTCTCAAGATGTCCCGGAAGGTCTGCCGGTCCGCAAATTGGAGGATCTGCCCGACATGGGAACCGGAAGCGCAGACGGAGACGTTATGGTCATTGAAAACACCCTTGCCGCCAACGGATTTACCCCCTACTATGTGGACTTGACCCGCAAGGATCTCGAAATCCCGGTAACAAGGGCAATTATTCCCGGTCTGGAAATAGTTTCCGATCTCGATAAATTCTCACGTATCAGCAAAAGACTGTTCAGAAACTATCTCGACATTAAAAATCTTCTGTAA
- a CDS encoding VTT domain-containing protein, translated as MHRKKIYSKKMIVHGVLILILAGGVSFLTEHWGEGHLSVIVDWIKASGSFAPILFMAVNTLGLVIMIPQTLFTVVAGILFGAVKGAGVCLCSMAVGSAMSFFLGRFVFRDRVLKKFQHEPNFMKMEMLSREHPLKVLALSRFVPVVPYAVANYLWAATGVRFLPFLIMSVLCLIPETVFLTAGGHLLSSGVRKGTVNWEIVGLAGVAALLIFFLVRAVQRSIERDTSS; from the coding sequence ATGCACCGGAAGAAAATATATTCTAAGAAAATGATTGTGCACGGTGTTTTGATACTGATCCTTGCTGGTGGGGTGTCATTCCTCACCGAGCACTGGGGCGAAGGCCATCTTTCCGTCATTGTCGATTGGATTAAAGCCAGTGGTAGTTTTGCCCCGATTTTGTTTATGGCTGTTAATACTCTCGGTCTGGTGATCATGATTCCGCAGACTTTGTTCACTGTTGTGGCCGGGATTCTTTTTGGAGCGGTGAAAGGAGCGGGGGTATGTTTATGCAGCATGGCGGTTGGTTCAGCCATGTCCTTTTTTCTTGGCAGGTTCGTTTTCAGGGACCGCGTCTTAAAGAAATTTCAGCACGAGCCAAATTTTATGAAAATGGAGATGCTCAGCCGTGAGCATCCGCTTAAGGTTCTGGCTTTGAGCCGGTTTGTACCCGTTGTACCCTATGCAGTTGCCAACTATCTTTGGGCAGCCACCGGGGTGCGTTTCCTGCCGTTTCTGATTATGAGCGTTCTTTGCCTGATTCCTGAGACTGTGTTTCTTACCGCCGGAGGGCATCTGCTTTCCTCCGGAGTGCGCAAGGGAACTGTAAACTGGGAAATTGTGGGGCTGGCCGGAGTTGCAGCTTTGCTGATTTTCTTTCTTGTACGTGCTGTGCAGCGTAGTATTGAAAGGGATACTTCCAGTTAA
- a CDS encoding arylesterase: MAKITLAAFGDSLTEGYGLPAYSSLPAQLERCLLEEGFHVEITNFGLSGDTSADGLFRLADVIESGPDAAYIEFGANDCFQLMNPQQTKANLARMVEAFQEAGIPVLLIGFKPMNFTPQSYSTEFKRIFSQVADEFNVPLYPDLAKGIGEKPEYYQQDGVHPNIEGVAIMVSNMFPAFKTFLESIAG, from the coding sequence ATGGCAAAAATCACATTGGCGGCATTCGGGGACAGCCTTACCGAAGGTTATGGACTTCCGGCCTACAGTTCCCTTCCGGCCCAGCTTGAACGCTGTCTTCTGGAAGAAGGCTTCCATGTGGAGATTACAAATTTCGGCCTGTCCGGGGATACTTCCGCGGACGGGCTGTTTCGCCTTGCCGATGTTATTGAAAGCGGCCCCGATGCGGCTTACATAGAATTCGGAGCCAACGACTGCTTTCAACTAATGAACCCGCAGCAGACAAAAGCCAACCTTGCACGCATGGTCGAAGCCTTTCAGGAAGCAGGTATCCCCGTGCTGCTGATCGGGTTCAAGCCCATGAACTTTACTCCGCAATCTTACAGCACAGAATTTAAACGAATATTCAGCCAAGTAGCTGACGAATTCAATGTTCCCCTGTACCCGGACCTGGCCAAAGGCATAGGCGAGAAACCGGAATACTACCAGCAGGACGGAGTGCACCCGAACATTGAAGGCGTGGCAATAATGGTCAGCAATATGTTTCCGGCCTTCAAGACTTTTCTGGAATCAATAGCCGGCTAG